A genomic segment from Methanobrevibacter sp. encodes:
- a CDS encoding DUF3781 domain-containing protein, with protein MHKKVLIENIDKIHTTEMGVGRIRKNLGISDEAVSYCISKFKKEESSVVKEGKNYYVEVDDCRITINSSSFTIITAHKL; from the coding sequence ATGCACAAGAAAGTTCTGATTGAAAACATTGACAAGATTCACACAACCGAAATGGGTGTTGGAAGAATACGGAAAAACTTGGGGATAAGTGATGAGGCAGTAAGCTACTGTATTTCAAAGTTTAAAAAAGAGGAGTCTTCTGTTGTAAAGGAAGGTAAAAACTATTATGTTGAAGTTGATGATTGCAGGATAACCATTAATTCAAGCAGTTTTACGATTATAACTGCTCATAAACTATAA